In Arachis stenosperma cultivar V10309 chromosome 1, arast.V10309.gnm1.PFL2, whole genome shotgun sequence, one DNA window encodes the following:
- the LOC130934721 gene encoding uncharacterized protein LOC130934721: protein MKKQSKIDAIFKRKAADNVGVQTSQPSNLISQEVQVSELSNLTQNAHQHESKVPRLERDVDISLLERDPGKRRPIWQYNVNERDKIRRAYIIVGPYQPTNISYPASGNNNHRRYFQSSWFKKFSSWLEYSPEKDAAYCLPCYLFSKHYGARNDGKNAFSELGFSNWKKVNNGVNCAFVCHEGSIPNSPHNLCVKSCDDLMAHSKHIDKVLDRHSDETIANNRLKLKTSIDAIRWLAFQACAFRGDDESLGSLNRGNFIELIKFLASCNQNVNNVVLENAPGNAQYISPGVQKDILHIFARKVRATIREEIGDSKFCIIIDEARDESKREQMSVVLRFVDKHGCVQERFFDLIHVSDTCSLTLKTEISSVLSRHNLDVQNLRGQGYDGASNMHGEWNGLQALFLKDCPFAYYIHCLAHRLQLALVSAAKEVCYVHQFFSKLTLIVNVVTVSPKRHDQLRVAQANNVANLIANDQIVTGSGLNQIGTLQRAGDTRWGSHLNSVRSLLCMFDATCEVLEKSSEEGNFSTRGDASAAYDAITSFEFVFVLHLMRNILEVCHDLCQALQRKNQDILNALTLVSTTKTLIQRMRESSWEAFIKEVILFCEKHEVEVPDMNAMHIPRRGRTRKIVDQISVEHHYRVNLFLAVIDTQLQEINGRFNDHMVELLTLSSTLDPRENYKLFNVNKVCELVERFYPGDFSDQEKFHIRMQAQHYELDVPNHIELTNLCTISELCQGLTKTGKSLTYPLIDRLIRLVLTLPVSTATTERSFSAMNIVKNRLRNKMEDEFLANCLLIYIEKKIAERFDTDSIIDEFYDMKNRRVPLR from the coding sequence ATGAAAAAGCAAAGTAAAATTGATGCAATTTTTAAGAGAAAAGCTGCTGATAATGTTGGAGTTCAAACAAGCCAACCCTCTAATCTTATTTCACAAGAAGTTCAAGTAAGTGAACTCTCTAATCTTACTCAAAATGCACATCAACATGAATCCAAAGTTCCAAGATTAGAAAGAGATGTTGATATCTCTTTACTAGAAAGGGATCCAGGAAAGCGACGTCCAATTTGGCAGTATAATGTCAATGAACGTGATAAGATTCGTAGAGCATACATAATAGTTGGGCCATACCAACCAACAAATATTAGTTATCCAGCTTCTGGTAATAACAATCACCGTCGATATTTTCAATCTTCTTGGTTTAAGAAATTTTCAAGTTGGTTAGAATATTCACCAGAAAAAGATGCTGCTTATTGTTTGCCTTGCTACTTGTTTAGTAAACATTATGGTGCTCGCAATGATGGAAAAAATGCATTTTCAGAGTTAGGATTTAGTAATTGGAAGAAAGTAAATAATGGAGTGAATTGTGCATTTGTATGTCACGAGGGTTCTATTCCTAATTCTCCCCATAATTTATGTGTGAAATCTTGTGATGATTTAATGGCTCATTCTAAGCATATAGACAAAGTTCTTGATAGGCATAGTGATGAAACTATTGCAAATAATCGCTTAAAGTTGAAGACATCTATTGATGCTATTCGATGGCTTGCATTTCAAGCATGTGCATTTAGAGGCGACGATGAAAGTCTTGGATCTTTGAATAGGGGAAATTTTATTGAGTTAATTAAGTTTTTAGCTTCATGCAATCAGAATGTTAATAATGTTGTCCTTGAAAATGCTCCTGGAAATGCTCAATATATATCTCCCGGTGTTCAAAAAGATATATTGCATATCTTTGCTAGAAAAGTGCGTGCAACAATTCGAGAAGAAATTGGTGATTctaaattttgtataattattgATGAAGCAAGAGATGAGTCAAAGCGAGAACAAATGTCTGTGGTTTTGAGATTTGTAGACAAGCACGGTTGTGTTCAAGAAAGATTTTTTGATCTTATACATGTTTCTGATACGTGTTCTTTGACATTGAAAACAGAAATTTCATCAGTTCTTTCTCGTCATAATCTTGATGTTCAAAATCTTAGGGGACAAGGGTATGATGGAGCTAGTAATATGCATGGTGAATGGAATGGATTGCAAGCTCTATTTTTGAAAGATTGCCCTTTTGCTTATTACATTCATTGTCTTGCTCATCGATTACAATTAGCACTTGTTTCTGCAGCCAAAGAAGTTTGTTATGTTCATcaattcttttcaaaacttACCCTAATTGTGAATGTTGTGACTGTTTCTCCTAAACGTCATGATCAGTTAAGGGTTGCTCAAGCAAATAATGTTGCAAACTTAATTGCCAATGATCAAATTGTGACAGGTAGTGGACTTAATCAAATTGGTACTTTGCAAAGAGCTGGAGATACTAGATGGGGGTCTCATTTGAATTCTGTACGTAGCTTGCTATGCATGTTTGATGCTACTTGTGAAGTTCTtgaaaaaagcagtgaagaaggTAATTTCTCCACTCGTGGTGATGCTAGTGCTGCTTATGATGCTATCACATCCTTTGAATTTGTCTTTGTTTTGCATTTGATGAGAAATATTTTGGAAGTTTGTCATGATCTTTGTCAAGCTTTGCAACGAAAAAATCAAGACATATTGAATGCTTTAACTCTGGTTTCTACTACCAAGACTTTAATCCAACGAATGAGAGAATCAAGTTGGGAAGCTTTCATAAAAGAAGTTATATTATTTTGTGAGAAACATGAAGTTGAAGTTCCTGATATGAATGCAATGCATATTCCTAGAAGAGGCCGAACTCGCAAAATTGTTGACCAAATTTCAGTGGAGCATCATTACCGTGTTAATTTATTTCTGGCTGTAATTGATACACAGTTGCAAGAGATTAATGGAAGATTCAATGATCATATGGTGGAATTGCTTACTTTAAGTTCAACTTTAGATCCCAGAGAAAATTATAAGCTCTTCAATGTCAACAAAGTATGTGAATTAGTAGAACGGTTTTATCCAGGCGACTTCAGTGACCAAGAGAAATTTCACATTAGAATGCAAGCTCAACATTATGAACTTGATGTTCCTAATCATATTGAGTTAACTAACTTGTGCACAATTTCGGAGTTATGTCAAGGATTAACGAAGACAGGAAAGTCTTTAACATATCCTTTGATTGATCGTTTGATTCGCTTGGTATTAACTCTACCTGTTTCAACTGCTACAACTGAGAGATCTTTTTCAGCTATGAATATTGTGAAGAATAGACTCAGAAACAAAATGGAAGATGAATTTCTTGCTAATTGTCTTTTGATTTATATTGAGAAGAAGATTGCTGAAAGATTTGACACCGATTCTATTATcgatgaattttatgatatgaAGAATCGACGTGTACCACTTCGTTAG
- the LOC130971039 gene encoding uncharacterized protein LOC130971039 produces the protein MAATVTPIRAVGIQASAASDRRKSDPDRRRSSNANWWTPLFGWSSEPDYIDTNNKATSRSDSNLAVAEAKSSRPRFAGGFTEEKARQLRMMTTGTETFHDTMYHSAIASRLASDFNLSSEQ, from the coding sequence ATGGCAGCCACCGTGACTCCTATTCGCGCTGTCGGAATCCAAGCAAGTGCCGCCTCCGACCGCCGTAAATCCGATCCCGACCGCCGAAGAAGCTCCAACGCCAACTGGTGGACCCCGCTGTTCGGTTGGTCCTCCGAACCTGATTACATTGATACAAACAACAAAGCAACCAGTCGGTCGGATTCGAACCTGGCGGTGGCGGAGGCGAAGTCTTCGAGACCACGGTTCGCCGGCGGGTTCACAGAGGAGAAGGCGAGGCAGCTCCGGATGATGACGACGGGGACAGAGACCTTTCACGACACCATGTATCATTCCGCCATCGCTTCTCGGCTCGCTTCCGATTTCAATCTCTCCTCCGAACAGTGA
- the LOC130934747 gene encoding glutathione S-transferase T3-like gives MLHETAITDFANPHGLDAIDLNDDIEDRRQDSIQHWHWKEDEMLISAWLNVSTDPIVGTDQKGETFWSRIHSYCVEFCSDMTRGVVACKKRWYKINKAIAQFAGCYNQASQNIRSGSNADDIKELAYKLYSTNYGQKFTFERHWNMLRLEQKWRRQLPTQSGGSKRTKVSATGAYSSSSNPETPLADEPGVDSPVRPQGSKKSKRRGKGKAQMSENFSERKSSVVKKLSLMEDIKNVREKELMEREKEREEEKEHRAKMMAIKEKEIQIQAAMKEQELQTQRYIKEMEIKAKEREMDMQILNADTSTMSEKRRALHEIACEKIMAKWFT, from the exons ATGCTGCATGAAACTGCTATTACAG ATTTTGCCAACCCTCATGGATTAGATGCTATCGACCTCAATGATGATATTGAAGATCGGAGGCAAGATAGCATTCAACACTGGCATTGGAAAGAGGATGAGATGCTGATCAGTGCATGGTTAAATGTTTCAACTGACCCTATAGTTGGTACCGATCAAAAGGGGGAAACATTTTGGAGTCGAATTCATAGCTACTGTGTAGAATTTTGCTCCGACATGACAAGGGGGGTAGTTGCATGTAAGAAACGATGGTATAAGATCAACAAGGCTATTGCACAATTTGCTGGTTGCTACAATCAAGCTAGTCAAAACATAAGGAGTGGTTCGAACGCTGATGATATAAAGGAGTTGGCTTATAAACTTTATTCCACAAATTATGGTCAAAAGTTCACTTTTGAGAGGCATTGGAACATGCTTCGGTTGGAGCAAAAATGGAGAAGGCAACTACCTACACAGAGTGGCGGCTCAAAGAGAACCAAGGTTAGTGCAACTGGAGCATACTCATCCTCATCAAATCCAGAAACACCGTTGGCTGACGAACCCGGTGTGGACTCTCCCGTTCGCCCACAAGGATCAAAGAAGAGCAAGCGAAGAGGTAAGGGAAAAGCACAGATGTCTGAAAATTTTAGCGAAAGAAAATCATCGGTTGTCAAAAAATtatctctcatggaagatatTAAGAATGTTAGAGAAAAGGAACTAATggaaagggaaaaagaaagagaagaggagaagGAACATAGAGCAAAGATGATGGCAATCAAAGAGAAGGAGATACAAATTCAAGCGgcaatgaaagaacaagaattaCAAACTCAGAGGTATATTAAAGAAATGGAGataaaagcaaaagaaagggaAATGGATATGCAAATACTTAATGCTGACACGTCTACAATGAGTGAGAAACGACGAGCTCTTCATGAGATTGCATGTGAGAAAATAATGGCCAAGTGGTTTACTTAA